From the genome of Eucalyptus grandis isolate ANBG69807.140 chromosome 2, ASM1654582v1, whole genome shotgun sequence, one region includes:
- the LOC104417971 gene encoding cysteine-rich receptor-like protein kinase 42, with protein MESNGASPSMRSPVAVSAYFALPLLALSSLFFPLTASDPRIAVAGLLCGKTNGTAIPTFTAVMREILDSVTDGRWGNYSLASPPTAVYGLAQCHGDLIETDCLLCFAESRTRIPRCLPSFGRLYLDGCFLRYDGYDFYNETVDPTHDMLNCSSNSTVPAERAAEFSKRVDQVLRNVSASAVQNGGFAVAGEDGAKGATGVYALAQCWSTLDAGGCRVCLENAVSKARNCTPAGEARAMNAGCFLRYSTTKFYSVPVSGGPSRVRITVAIASSAAAAISLVLIGTYIGYKKYSKEKLVRHSLMRLPASVRKSSLYFKYETLEKATDFFHDSRKLGQGGAGSVYKGILPDGKVVAVKRLVFNTRQWVDDFFNEVNLINGIQHKNLVRLLGCSIEGPESLLVYEYIPNRSLDQVLFVNDATHVLTWEERLRIITGTAEGLAYLHGGCGVKIIHRDIKSSNILLDENLMAKIADFGLARCIAPDKSHLSTGIAGTLGYMAPEYLVRGQLTEKADVYAFGVLVLEILSGRKSSIFAQGSDSVLQSVWKHYKSNNLAACVDPALRGKFPVQEASDVLQISLLCTQASMELRPTMSGVVEMLRKRDHAVPEPKQPPFLNASVLSDESSTRSSYTHTWLSNQLMVSEVSSSMTGSPRTNSRYAVKASELR; from the exons ATGGAGTCGAACGGAGCGAGCCCATCAATGCGTTCCCCGGTGGCGGTCTCCGCTTACTTCGCTCTCCCTCTGCTCGCGCTCTCCTCGCTCTTCTTCCCTCTCACCGCCTCCGACCCTCGGATCGCCGTAGCGGGCCTCCTCTGCGGGAAGACCAATGGGACCGCCATCCCGACGTTCACCGCCGTCATGAGGGAGATCTTGGATAGCGTAACCGACGGGCGCTGGGGCAACTACTCCCTCGCCTCGCCGCCGACGGCGGTATACGGCCTCGCCCAGTGCCACGGCGACCTGATCGAGACCGACTGCCTCCTCTGCTTCGCCGAGAGCCGGACCCGGATCCCCCGGTGCCTCCCCAGCTTCGGCCGGCTCTACCTCGACGGCTGCTTCCTCCGTTACGACGGCTACGACTTCTACAACGAGACCGTGGATCCGACGCACGACATGCTCAACTGTAGCTCCAATTCGACAGTCCCGGCGGAGAGAGCGGCCGAGTTCTCGAAAAGGGTGGACCAGGTGCTGAGGAATGTCTCAGCCAGCGCGGTGCAGAACGGGGGCTTCGCAGTGGCCGGGGAGGACGGAGCTAAAGGAGCCACCGGGGTATATGCTTTGGCCCAGTGTTGGAGCACGCTCGATGCCGGCGGCTGCAGAGTCTGTCTGGAGAATGCGGTATCGAAGGCGAGAAACTGCACGCCCGCAGGAGAAGCGCGGGCCATGAATGCGGGATGCTTCCTCCGTTACTCCACCACGAAGTTCTACAGCGTCCCCGTCAGCGGAG GGCCGTCCAGGGTCCGCATCACTGTAGCGATAGCCTCATCGGCTGCTGCGGCGATTTCTCTCGTTCTCATCGGCACATACATTGGATACAAAAAGTACTCCAAGGAGAAACTAG TGCGGCATAGCCTCATGAGACTACCGGCAAGCGTCAGAAAGTCTAGCTTGTATTTCAAGTACGAGACGCTGGAGAAGGCCACCGACTTCTTCCATGACTCGAGGAAGCTAGGGCAAGGGGGGGCCGGTTCCGTGTACAAGGGGATACTACCTGACGGGAAGGTGGTCGCAGTGAAGCGGCTGGTGTTCAACACGCGCCAGTGGGTGGATGACTTCTTCAACGAGGTGAACCTGATCAACGGGATCCAACACAAAAACCTCGTCCGGCTTTTGGGATGCAGCATCGAGGGCCCGGAGAGCCTCCTTGTCTACGAATATATTCCTAACAGGAGTCTGGATCAAGTTCTTTTCG TAAACGATGCAACCCATGTCCTGACTTGGGAGGAGAGGCTGCGCATCATCACAGGAACAGCCGAGGGCCTTGCGTATCTTCACGGGGGCTGCGGAGTGAAGATCATCCACCGTGACATAAAATCCAGCAACATCCTCCTCGACGAGAATCTAATGGCGAAAATTGCGGATTTTGGGCTCGCCCGATGCATTGCTCCGGATAAGTCTCACCTCAGCACGGGAATCGCCGGCACACT TGGTTACATGGCGCCCGAATATCTTGTGAGAGGACAGCTAACGGAGAAAGCCGATGTTTATGCTTTCGGGGTGCTGGTTCTTGAAATCTTGAGCGGTAGGAAGAGCAGCATATTCGCACAGGGGTCAGACTCGGTATTACAGTCG GTATGGAAGCATTACAAGTCGAACAATTTAGCCGCATGCGTCGATCCGGCCCTACGAGGCAAATTCCCCGTCCAGGAGGCGTCGGACGTGCTCCAGATCAGCCTCCTGTGCACGCAAGCCTCCATGGAACTGCGACCGACCATGTCCGGGGTTGTCGAGATGCTCCGCAAAAGGGACCATGCCGTCCCAGAGCCAAAGCAGCCCCCGTTCCTCAACGCCAGCGTGCTGTCCGACGAGTCCAGCACCAGAAGCTCATACACGCACACATGGCTGTCGAACCAGCTCATGGTGTCCGAGGTCTCTTCCAGCATGACGGGGAGCCCGCGGACGAACAGCCGCTACGCGGTCAAAGCATCCGAGCTTAGATAG
- the LOC104417962 gene encoding cysteine-rich receptor-like protein kinase 1 — translation MRSPVAVSAYFALPLLALCSIFFPLAASDPRIAVVGLFCRNANGTVAGNVVPDFIAVMREISGSVAHLRWGKANYSLASPPTAVYGLAQCHGDLIKTDCLLCFAESRTRIPRCLPNFGRLYLDGCFLRYDGYDFYNETVDPTHDNLNCSSNSTVPAERAAEFSYRVDRVLRDVSASAVQNGGFAVAGEDGAKGAAGVYALAQCWSTLDAGGCRVCLENAASKARNCTPAGEARAMNAGCFLRYSTTKFYSVPVSGGPSRVHITVAIASSAAAAISLVLIGAYIGYKKYSKEKLVQHSLMRLPASVRKSNLYFKYETLEKATDFFHDLRKLGQGGAGSVYKGILPDGKVVAVKRLVFNTCQWVDDFFNEVNLINGIQHKNLVRLLGCSIEGPESLLVYEYIPNGSLDQVLFVNDATHVLTWEERLRIITGTAEGLAYLHGGCGVKIIHRDIKSSNILLDENLMAKIVDFGLARCIAPDNSHLSTGIAGTLGYMAPEYLVRGQLTEKADVYAFGVLVLEILSGRKSSVFAQGSSSVLQSVWKHYKSNNLAACVDPALQGKFPVPEASDMLQISLLCTQASMELRPTMSVVVEMLRNRDHAVPEPKQPPFLNASVLSDESSTGSSYTHTWLSNQLTVSDVSSSMTGSLRTNSRYAVEASEPR, via the exons ATGCGTTCTCCGGTGGCGGTCTCCGCTTACTTCGCTCTTCCTTTGCTCGCGCTCTGCTCGATCTTCTTCCCGCTCGCCGCCTCCGACCCTCGGATCGCCGTAGTGGGCCTCTTCTGCCGGAACGCCAATGGGACTGTCGCCGGGAACGTCGTCCCTGACTTCATCGCCGTCATGAGGGAGATCTCCGGCAGCGTCGCGCACCTGCGCTGGGGCAAGGCCAACTACTCCCTCGCCTCGCCGCCGACGGCGGTGTACGGCCTCGCCCAGTGCCACGGCGACCTGATCAAGACCGACTGCCTACTCTGCTTCGCCGAAAGCCGGACCCGGATCCCCCGCTGCCTCCCCAACTTCGGCCGGCTCTACCTCGACGGCTGCTTCCTCCGTTACGACGGCTACGACTTCTACAACGAGACCGTGGATCCGACGCACGACAATCTCAACTGTAGCTCCAATTCGACGGTCCCGGCGGAGAGAGCGGCCGAGTTCTCATATAGGGTGGACCGAGTGCTGAGGGATGTCTCGGCCAGCGCGGTGCAGAACGGGGGCTTCGCGGTGGCCGGGGAGGACGGAGCCAAAGGAGCCGCCGGGGTATACGCTTTGGCACAGTGTTGGAGCACGCTCGATGCCGGCGGCTGCAGAGTCTGTCTGGAGAATGCGGCATCGAAGGCGAGAAACTGCACGCCCGCAGGAGAAGCGCGGGCCATGAATGCGGGATGCTTCCTCCGTTACTCCACCACGAAGTTCTACAGCGTCCCCGTCAGCGGAG GGCCGTCCAGGGTCCACATCACTGTAGCGATAGCCTCATCGGCTGCTGCGGCGATTTCTCTCGTTCTCATCGGCGCATACATTGGATACAAAAAGTACTCCAAGGAGAAATTAG TGCAGCATAGCCTCATGAGACTACCGGCGAGCGTCAGAAAGTCTAACTTGTATTTCAAGTACGAGACGCTGGAGAAGGCCACCGACTTCTTCCATGACTTGAGGAAGCTGGGGCAAGGGGGGGCCGGTTCCGTGTACAAGGGGATACTACCCGACGGGAAGGTGGTCGCGGTGAAGCGGCTGGTGTTCAACACGTGCCAGTGGGTGGACGACTTCTTCAATGAGGTGAACCTGATCAACGGGATCCAACACAAAAACCTCGTCCGGCTTTTGGGATGCAGCATCGAGGGCCCAGAGAGCCTCCTTGTCTACGAATATATTCCTAACGGGAGTCTGGATCAAGTTCTTTTCG TCAACGATGCGACCCATGTCCTGACTTGGGAGGAGAGGCTGCGCATCATCACAGGAACAGCCGAGGGCCTTGCGTATCTTCACGGAGGCTGCGGAGTGAAGATCATCCACCGGGACATAAAATCTAGCAACATCCTCCTCGACGAGAATCTCATGGCGAAAATTGTGGATTTTGGGCTCGCCCGATGCATTGCTCCGGATAACTCTCACCTCAGCACAGGAATTGCAGGCACACT CGGTTACATGGCGCCTGAATATCTTGTGAGGGGACAACTGACGGAGAAAGCCGATGTTTATGCTTTCGGGGTGCTGGTTCTTGAAATCTTGAGCGGTAGGAAGAGCAGCGTATTCGCACAGGGGTCGAGCTCGGTATTACAGTCG GTATGGAAGCATTACAAGTCAAACAATCTAGCCGCGTGCGTCGACCCGGCCTTACAGGGCAAATTCCCTGTCCCGGAGGCATCGGACATGCTCCAGATCAGCCTCCTGTGCACGCAAGCGTCCATGGAACTACGACCGACCATGTCCGTGGTCGTCGAGATGCTCCGCAACAGGGACCATGCCGTCCCAGAGCCAAAGCAGCCCCCGTTCCTCAACGCCAGCGTGCTGTCCGACGAGTCCAGCACCGGAAGCTCATACACGCACACATGGCTGTCGAACCAGCTCACGGTGTCCGATGTCTCTTCCAGCATGACGGGGAGCCTGCGGACGAACAGCCGCTACGCGGTCGAAGCATCCGAGCCTAGATAG